A genomic window from Dermacentor silvarum isolate Dsil-2018 chromosome 9, BIME_Dsil_1.4, whole genome shotgun sequence includes:
- the LOC119463808 gene encoding uncharacterized protein LOC119463808 isoform X3: MPNSPRIYAGLKYCPAQIHLNCIMGRRMHGIAIAVAAICTIVVNGQGQFEPGRCGCLEVPVNGAPRRDNFCRSKWTPSSELNKIRHCVCRPGFVRNSWGDCITKQECKSCKCFWDRDFNVCARACPLICNEPIRSTCPQHCVFGCDCPPGYVRSASGRRKSCVKIAQCAPRCPPNSSFQTCVSTCAPKCGKPRTNNCVTRCQRGGCVCSQGYAEAEQDGQTICVPEQECSRYATMAMPLPPTRPGSMGGSGGSFGISYRPGGDTAPQIPPPVPGAGVPPRGGEGIFPQGGSSYTTTGYSPGGLSMYPQGAPSQGTLVYKPDRVGSFPQTTRPLDATQGQPSGSILYQGGSSSPGSTGYVTTGSLGTVLYPPISVESRPVVMPGANSGYQTGTPCSNQGLPCYKLSTVGVRGCRQC, from the exons ATGCCCAACTCTCCACGGATTTACGCAGGCTTGAAGTATTGTCCGGCTCAAATTCACTTAAACTGCATTATGGGCCGCCGTATGCATGGTATTGCCATCGCTGTTGCCGCAATTTGCACCATTGTGGTAAACGGCCAGGGACAAT TTGAGCCTGGGCgatgcggctgcctggaagtgcCAGTGAACGGTGCTCCAAGACGAGATAACTTCTGCAGATCTAAGTGGACACCGTCCTCAGAACTCAACAAAATTCGCCACTGTGTATGCAGGCCAGGTTTTGTTCGGAACTCCTGGGGCGACTGCATCACTAAGCAGGAGTGCAAGAGCTGTAAATGCTTCTGGGACCGAGACTTCAATGTGTGCGCTCGCGCGTGCCCCTTGATTTGCAACGAGCCAATACGGTCAACATGTCCCCAGCATTGTGTCTTCGGATGCGACTGCCCTCCTGGATACGTACG GAGTGCAAGTGGACGCAGGAAGTCTTGCGTCAAGATTGCGCAGTGCGCACCAAGGTGCCCACCAAACTCAAGTTTTCAAACCTGCGTGTCAACGTGCGCGCCAAAGTGCGGGAAACCTAGAACAAACAACTGCGTCACGCGCTGTCAGAGGGGTGGATGCGTCTGCAGCCAGGGTTACGCCGAGGCTGAGCAGGACGGACAGACAATATGCGTGCCGGAACAAGAGTGCTCGCGATACGCAACGATGGCGATGCCGTTGCCACCTACCAGGCCCGGAAGCATGGGCGGCAGCGGAGGTTCATTTGGCATATCATACCGCCCCGGTGGCGACACTGCGCCCCAAATTCCACCACCCGTACCTGGCGCTGGAGTTCCCCCACGAGGAGGGGAAGGAATTTTCCCACAGGGTGGGTCCTCGTATACTACCACCGGATATAGCCCGGGAGGCCTTTCTATGTACCCACAGGGAGCACCCTCGCAAGGCACCCTGGTATACAAGCCAGATAGAGTGGGATCGTTCCCACAAACCACACGTCCACTGGATGCAACGCAAGGTCAGCCGTCCGGCAGTATATTATACCAAGGTGGTTCATCCTCCCCGGGTAGCACAGGGTATGTGACAACCGGTAGTTTAGGAACAGTATTATATCCCCCGATCAGCGTCGAAAGTCGACCAGTAGTCATGCCAGGCGCAAATTCAGGCTACCAAACGGGCACGCCTTGCTCTAATCAAGGTTTGCCGTGCTATAAATTGTCCACCGTCGGCGTCCGAGGATGCCGGCAGTGCTAG